One Brachyspira pilosicoli P43/6/78 genomic window carries:
- a CDS encoding cell division protein FtsQ/DivIB: MKNKTFNESKLRKKLQKNKLNQKQKKLIKKIVLYFLLIIFIVGIIFVFNKAKVLRVEIRGLKLIAPITIIEEANLSDYNNKSLFLIPKKEIKQRIEKNIRLQVESIKISFPDLLIVNIKERETLFLAESQNGIYEITDDGYIIRNSSIYNYDVPYITGLTITSTNEKIENDYTKYLRSVLYELKTNNYDIYNLISEINAFGKDLILYPRGYQVQVILDKYVTANKFVDLAAILKTVHDQATLTYRIDFRFNEAIIN, encoded by the coding sequence ATGAAAAATAAAACTTTTAATGAAAGCAAATTAAGAAAAAAGCTTCAAAAAAATAAATTAAATCAAAAACAAAAAAAATTAATAAAGAAAATAGTATTATATTTTTTGTTAATAATATTTATCGTTGGCATTATTTTTGTTTTTAATAAAGCAAAAGTTTTGAGAGTTGAGATAAGAGGGCTTAAATTAATAGCGCCGATTACTATAATAGAAGAAGCTAATTTGAGTGATTATAATAATAAAAGTTTATTTTTGATACCGAAAAAAGAAATAAAACAAAGAATAGAAAAAAATATCAGGCTTCAAGTAGAAAGCATAAAAATATCTTTTCCAGATTTACTTATCGTGAATATAAAAGAGAGAGAGACTTTATTTTTAGCAGAGTCCCAAAATGGTATATATGAAATTACCGATGACGGATATATTATAAGAAATTCATCTATTTATAATTATGATGTACCTTATATTACAGGTTTAACTATCACTTCAACAAATGAAAAAATAGAAAATGATTATACAAAATATTTAAGAAGCGTTTTATATGAATTAAAAACTAACAATTATGATATATATAATCTTATTTCAGAGATAAATGCTTTTGGAAAGGATTTAATACTTTATCCAAGGGGCTATCAGGTTCAGGTGATATTAGACAAGTATGTTACTGCTAATAAATTTGTTGATCTTGCTGCTATATTAAAAACTGTGCATGATCAGGCTACTTTAACTTATAGAATAGATTTTAGATTTAATGAAGCTATAATCAATTAA
- a CDS encoding A1S_2505 family phage non-structural protein, whose product MRVSAKHIDKLEDDEVFVFGSNTEGMHAGGAARMAMNWGAVYGKAFGLQGKTFAIPTVDYTRSGKMSIDEIKKYVDEFLDFTIKNKDKKFFVTEIGCGIAGFKVSEIAPLFRKALEYSNVYLPERFINYLKDNY is encoded by the coding sequence ATGAGAGTATCAGCAAAACATATTGATAAATTAGAAGACGATGAAGTTTTTGTATTTGGAAGCAACACAGAAGGTATGCATGCAGGAGGAGCTGCAAGAATGGCTATGAATTGGGGAGCTGTATATGGCAAGGCTTTTGGTCTTCAGGGTAAAACTTTTGCTATTCCTACTGTTGATTATACGAGAAGTGGGAAGATGAGCATTGATGAAATAAAAAAATATGTCGATGAGTTTTTAGATTTTACTATAAAAAACAAAGATAAAAAATTTTTTGTTACAGAGATAGGCTGCGGCATAGCGGGATTTAAAGTATCAGAAATAGCTCCTTTATTTAGAAAGGCATTAGAATATAGTAATGTGTATTTACCAGAGAGATTTATTAATTATTTAAAAGATAATTATTGA
- a CDS encoding TDT family transporter, with amino-acid sequence MINKINKMPTALTGLALGVGGIFNAWTIFTGKKYFAYIGALISSVLILTIITKIFSSFKAFIKDLEHPVAGSTIPTLDMAIMVISSSVVQFIRPLGIAMWLTAIVIHTIFAITFIAHRINLKDRHNMVPSWFVPPIGIVVASVSGSAMGFPTLSQYIVYIGMVIYIIMFPFIFYRIIFHEPLAEDKFPAFAVMGAPANLCLCGYLTAFQTYNTAILNLFLALGLITTFKVYLSLIKAFRIKFIPLFAAYTFPLAIGAQALLKFANYSKSMGGEYYYIWRYVAIIELIIASLMILYVFLNMMSFIHFNVIKDKE; translated from the coding sequence ATGATAAACAAAATAAACAAAATGCCTACAGCACTTACAGGTTTAGCACTTGGCGTAGGCGGTATATTCAACGCTTGGACTATATTTACAGGAAAAAAATATTTTGCATACATTGGAGCTTTAATATCATCTGTATTAATACTTACAATAATAACAAAAATATTTTCATCATTCAAAGCATTTATTAAAGATTTAGAGCACCCAGTAGCAGGAAGTACAATACCTACTTTAGATATGGCTATTATGGTAATATCAAGCTCTGTAGTACAATTTATAAGGCCGCTTGGTATTGCTATGTGGCTTACAGCTATAGTAATACATACAATATTTGCAATCACTTTTATAGCTCATAGAATAAACTTAAAAGACAGACATAATATGGTGCCTAGCTGGTTTGTTCCGCCTATTGGTATAGTTGTAGCTTCTGTTAGCGGAAGTGCTATGGGTTTTCCTACTTTATCACAGTATATAGTTTATATAGGAATGGTTATATATATAATAATGTTTCCTTTTATTTTCTATAGAATCATTTTCCATGAACCTTTAGCTGAAGATAAGTTTCCTGCTTTCGCTGTAATGGGAGCACCTGCTAATTTATGTTTATGCGGATATTTAACTGCATTTCAAACATACAACACTGCTATACTTAATTTATTTTTAGCATTAGGATTAATCACAACATTTAAAGTTTATTTATCTTTAATAAAAGCTTTTAGAATAAAGTTTATACCATTATTTGCAGCATACACTTTCCCTCTTGCAATAGGTGCACAGGCTCTTTTGAAATTTGCTAACTATTCAAAATCTATGGGCGGAGAATATTATTATATATGGAGATATGTTGCTATAATAGAGCTTATAATTGCTAGTTTGATGATATTATATGTATTTTTAAATATGATGTCTTTCATACATTTCAATGTTATAAAAGATAAGGAATAA
- a CDS encoding class I SAM-dependent methyltransferase: MDYTKINSLTIDKWVEDGWVWGVPITHKKFLEAKTGKWDMLLTPTKNVPKEWFGNLETKNVLGLASGGGQQMPIFAALGAKCTLIDYSQKQIDNDIFVSKRENYNINAIKYDMTKKFPFEDESFDLIFHPVSNCYVENVSHIWSECYRVLKKGGRLMSGLDNGINFFI, from the coding sequence ATGGATTATACAAAAATTAATTCTTTAACTATAGATAAATGGGTTGAAGATGGTTGGGTATGGGGTGTGCCTATTACCCATAAGAAGTTTCTAGAAGCTAAAACTGGAAAGTGGGATATGCTTTTAACACCAACTAAAAATGTTCCTAAAGAATGGTTTGGAAATTTGGAAACTAAAAATGTATTGGGGCTTGCTTCTGGAGGCGGTCAGCAGATGCCAATATTTGCAGCTTTGGGAGCTAAATGCACATTAATAGATTATTCTCAAAAACAGATAGATAATGATATATTTGTGTCAAAAAGAGAAAATTATAATATAAACGCCATAAAATATGATATGACAAAAAAGTTTCCTTTTGAAGATGAAAGCTTTGATTTGATTTTTCATCCTGTTTCTAATTGTTATGTAGAGAATGTTTCTCATATATGGAGTGAATGCTATAGAGTATTAAAAAAAGGTGGCAGGCTTATGTCTGGGCTTGATAATGGAATTAACTTTTTTATTTGA
- a CDS encoding cyclically-permuted mutarotase family protein, whose protein sequence is MKKLCLILSIIFAVSCSSNTTSSSSNVNVLDSKTDKKIVWEMGGRLPAQTGMDKNIGTAGLLYGSLENKYIVVGGGANFPEESVLNGGAKKTYSDIYMLEDNNGVLEVVEHINWENELGYGASITTTNGIYYIGGSSNPEADDDILFITLKNNKLNVEKIGDLPFTLQNGVAVYKDNKLYIITGKQSGKGSDKVYEYDLATKETKELAPVPNQASRTQAVAQLLNGNIYVFSGGDATAYTDGYKYDFANNTWDQVSDVALNNEGISLLGAVSVKLNEQEMLVIGGFNKAVYDDAVYNLGNLQEEALADFRAGYFGADPYEFDWNSKILIYNCESNTWKTIGDVPFDAPCGEGLILIGNKIYSINGEIKPGVRTDKMYVGTIMAK, encoded by the coding sequence ATGAAAAAATTATGTTTAATATTATCTATTATATTTGCTGTTAGCTGTTCAAGCAATACTACTTCTTCTAGCAGCAATGTAAACGTATTAGATTCTAAAACTGACAAAAAAATAGTTTGGGAGATGGGAGGACGTTTACCTGCTCAAACTGGAATGGATAAAAATATTGGTACTGCTGGTTTATTGTATGGTTCTTTAGAAAACAAATATATTGTTGTTGGAGGAGGAGCTAACTTCCCTGAAGAATCTGTACTTAACGGCGGAGCTAAAAAAACTTATTCTGACATTTATATGCTTGAAGATAATAACGGCGTATTAGAAGTTGTTGAGCATATTAACTGGGAAAACGAATTAGGATATGGTGCTTCTATTACTACTACAAACGGTATATATTATATAGGCGGCTCTTCAAATCCTGAGGCTGATGATGATATATTATTTATCACATTAAAAAATAATAAATTAAATGTTGAAAAAATAGGCGATTTACCTTTTACATTACAAAATGGTGTTGCTGTTTATAAAGACAATAAATTATATATTATCACTGGTAAACAATCAGGCAAAGGAAGCGACAAAGTTTATGAATATGATTTAGCTACAAAAGAGACTAAAGAATTAGCTCCTGTACCTAATCAAGCTAGCAGAACTCAAGCTGTTGCACAATTACTAAACGGCAATATATATGTATTTAGCGGAGGAGATGCTACTGCTTATACTGATGGTTATAAATATGATTTTGCCAACAACACTTGGGATCAAGTTTCTGATGTTGCTCTTAACAATGAAGGAATATCTTTACTTGGTGCTGTATCAGTTAAGCTTAATGAACAAGAAATGCTTGTTATAGGCGGTTTTAATAAAGCTGTTTATGATGATGCTGTTTATAACTTGGGCAATCTTCAAGAAGAAGCATTAGCTGATTTTAGAGCTGGTTATTTTGGTGCTGACCCTTATGAGTTTGATTGGAACAGCAAAATATTAATTTATAACTGTGAATCTAATACTTGGAAAACAATAGGAGATGTTCCTTTTGATGCTCCTTGCGGAGAGGGTTTAATATTAATAGGAAACAAAATATATTCTATTAATGGTGAAATTAAGCCTGGTGTTAGAACTGACAAAATGTATGTTGGCACTATAATGGCTAAATAA
- a CDS encoding sodium:solute symporter, with protein sequence MAWHWFDWIVIGLYFVVMFFIGMFFAKRTKSTDDYFKAGGRVPALVTAMSIYATALSSISFIAIPASVYNNSWLLGMAPLGIILMVLWAAYTFVPFFRRVNVTTAYEYLGRRFDNSFRLVGSLTFILFHVVRMAIVIYLPTLAIQQVVPTLNPVLITIVVSIFCVAYTSMGGIEAVLWSDAIQTVVLLLGAFLVIIVGFSSAPEGVGQGFKLLADDGKIISPDFFSLDLAKSSIWVMIVGGFVNSIYSYVGSQDIVQRYATNKDEHEAKKSLFMNVPLLCTSIVIFIGMGSALYIYFHFKATLPENINGNAILPYFIVNALPVGISGLVIAAIFAAAQSTVSSSLNSVSTCMTADILEYFKSGMEDKSKLKFARVSSWIVGIFSTLLAIYFIYNGQGDMFLYFQAITGLLGGPIAGVFLIGIFFDKVESKAVWIGFIVSVIIAFYVSDPAGMLTKFIPGYVKPKIFEFMLSFIIIGSSVIVSFIASFFFGRPSEEKIKGLTYSTTIKNQK encoded by the coding sequence ATGGCTTGGCATTGGTTTGACTGGATAGTCATAGGACTATACTTTGTCGTAATGTTTTTTATTGGTATGTTCTTTGCTAAAAGAACAAAATCTACAGATGATTATTTTAAAGCTGGAGGAAGGGTTCCTGCTTTAGTAACTGCAATGAGTATTTATGCTACTGCTTTATCATCTATTTCGTTTATTGCTATACCTGCTTCTGTTTATAACAATAGCTGGTTGCTTGGTATGGCACCATTGGGAATTATCTTAATGGTATTATGGGCAGCATACACTTTTGTACCTTTCTTTAGAAGAGTTAATGTTACTACTGCTTATGAATATTTAGGAAGAAGATTTGATAATTCTTTCAGACTTGTTGGTAGTTTAACATTTATACTTTTCCACGTTGTAAGAATGGCAATAGTAATTTACCTTCCTACTTTAGCTATACAACAAGTTGTGCCAACATTAAACCCAGTACTAATCACTATTGTAGTGTCAATATTCTGTGTTGCTTATACATCTATGGGAGGTATTGAGGCTGTATTATGGTCTGATGCTATACAAACTGTTGTACTTCTTTTGGGTGCTTTCTTAGTAATTATAGTAGGTTTCTCTTCTGCTCCTGAAGGTGTAGGACAAGGTTTCAAGCTTTTAGCTGATGATGGTAAAATTATAAGCCCTGATTTCTTCTCTTTAGATTTAGCTAAATCTAGTATTTGGGTTATGATAGTTGGAGGATTTGTAAACTCTATTTATTCTTATGTAGGTAGCCAAGACATAGTTCAAAGATATGCTACAAACAAAGATGAACATGAAGCTAAAAAAAGTTTATTTATGAATGTTCCTTTGCTTTGTACTAGTATTGTAATATTTATAGGTATGGGTTCTGCTTTATATATTTATTTCCACTTTAAAGCTACTTTACCAGAAAACATTAATGGTAATGCTATACTTCCATACTTTATAGTAAATGCTTTACCTGTTGGTATATCTGGTCTTGTAATAGCTGCTATATTTGCTGCTGCTCAATCTACAGTATCTTCAAGTTTAAACTCTGTTTCTACTTGTATGACTGCTGATATTTTAGAATATTTCAAATCTGGAATGGAAGACAAAAGCAAACTTAAATTTGCAAGAGTTTCAAGCTGGATAGTTGGTATATTTAGTACATTGCTTGCTATTTACTTTATATATAATGGTCAAGGAGATATGTTCTTGTACTTCCAAGCTATTACTGGTCTTTTAGGCGGTCCTATAGCCGGAGTATTCTTAATTGGTATATTCTTTGATAAAGTAGAATCTAAAGCTGTATGGATTGGTTTTATAGTTTCTGTAATAATTGCATTCTATGTAAGCGACCCTGCTGGTATGCTTACTAAGTTTATACCTGGTTATGTTAAACCTAAAATATTTGAGTTTATGTTATCATTTATAATTATAGGCTCTAGTGTAATAGTATCTTTTATAGCTTCTTTCTTCTTTGGAAGACCAAGCGAAGAAAAAATAAAAGGTTTAACTTATTCTACTACTATTAAAAATCAAAAATAA
- a CDS encoding YhcH/YjgK/YiaL family protein, which yields MILKPIKSEFNQNFHDTIWKAKNYIREHYEELKKLPNGKHLLDKEICEGAFINVTEYDNKDNPPWESHLKYVDVQIIFEGSEDFIIANTSTLKPKTYDEASDYHDWEGEGTLRLTLSQGEMLILLPYDAHRVGLPPKSGKNHVKKAIVKVPYKD from the coding sequence ATGATATTAAAGCCAATAAAAAGTGAGTTCAATCAAAATTTTCACGATACTATATGGAAAGCTAAAAATTATATTAGAGAGCATTACGAAGAATTAAAAAAATTACCTAATGGAAAACACTTACTTGATAAAGAGATATGCGAAGGTGCTTTTATAAATGTTACAGAATATGATAATAAAGATAATCCGCCTTGGGAATCACATTTAAAATATGTAGATGTTCAAATAATTTTTGAAGGCTCTGAAGATTTTATTATAGCAAACACATCAACATTAAAACCAAAAACTTATGATGAAGCTTCAGATTATCATGATTGGGAAGGCGAAGGAACTCTACGTTTAACTTTATCTCAAGGAGAAATGCTTATACTTCTTCCTTACGACGCTCATAGAGTAGGACTTCCTCCAAAAAGCGGTAAAAATCACGTTAAAAAAGCTATAGTAAAAGTTCCATACAAAGATTAA
- a CDS encoding N-acetylneuraminate lyase codes for MNKCEGILSALMTPFNKSGKLDEKVLRKYVRHNIDRMKVNGLYVGGSTGEGLLMSKEERIAVFEITKEEVNGKIPLIAHVGTLNLNEACEMAQKAEELGYDLISAVTPYYYPFSFNDISKYYNTILKATNKIPLVIYFLPSLSNNSISLNDFGKLFEDKRVMGIKYTSSDLFLLERLIQKFPDKMMWAGFDELLIAYASYGLRSGIGSTYNIQAPLARKVIDAVEAKDLSKALKIQHDMNDIIKTLLSVGIYPALKECITFYDSSAVSYCRAPMGSKPLGKSEKKILKDMFDKYLSKL; via the coding sequence ATGAATAAATGTGAAGGTATATTATCAGCTCTAATGACTCCATTCAACAAAAGTGGAAAATTAGATGAAAAAGTATTGAGAAAGTATGTAAGACATAATATTGACCGTATGAAAGTTAATGGTTTATATGTTGGCGGTTCTACTGGAGAAGGACTATTAATGTCTAAAGAGGAAAGAATAGCTGTATTTGAAATTACTAAAGAAGAAGTTAATGGAAAAATACCTCTAATAGCACATGTGGGTACATTGAATCTTAATGAAGCTTGTGAAATGGCACAAAAAGCAGAAGAATTAGGATATGATTTAATATCAGCTGTTACTCCATATTATTATCCATTCTCATTTAATGACATTAGCAAATATTATAATACTATTTTAAAGGCAACAAATAAAATTCCTTTGGTAATATATTTCTTGCCTAGCTTATCAAACAACAGCATATCATTAAATGATTTCGGAAAACTTTTTGAAGATAAAAGAGTGATGGGAATAAAATACACTTCATCAGATTTATTCTTATTAGAAAGATTAATACAAAAATTCCCAGACAAAATGATGTGGGCTGGTTTTGATGAATTATTAATAGCATATGCTTCTTATGGTTTAAGGTCAGGAATTGGTTCTACATACAACATACAAGCTCCTTTAGCAAGAAAAGTAATAGATGCTGTTGAGGCTAAAGATTTATCTAAAGCTTTGAAAATACAGCATGACATGAATGATATAATTAAAACTTTATTAAGCGTAGGAATATATCCAGCACTTAAAGAATGTATTACTTTCTATGATTCTTCAGCTGTTTCTTATTGCAGAGCACCTATGGGTTCAAAACCTCTTGGTAAATCAGAGAAAAAAATATTAAAAGATATGTTTGATAAATATTTGTCTAAACTATAA
- a CDS encoding sialidase family protein produces MSKLKLFLILASSLLISCANPNDPGNDTTEGGNGGGGTTPDGKPSWYLSDAQQSSVYQPNPVIVFDSKQGDIYRIAGIVETTKGTLVAVSDSRKTSESDVGFNAAANIDVVVKRSTDGGKTWGQAVSIPPLATKKEDSHGDPLIFSCKDGTLVVLCAAGNAWKQEYNGNSLIKMSKSTDDGQSWSQWTEIQKVIYDNTTVQGKGFIKGFAASGRGYTDPDTGALYAAVLVGNTGHSKKGTVVIKSTDNGSTWKVIGVLEDNDNDEPKVVTRIAEGTHTGKLLLSVRPSTAKKRRFFLLDENQGEASSISTYTEATAGAFVDPTIDAEGMRYTLKKDGHAKNRILHVYLNNSSTRKNLSLVMSEDEGVTWANNKQLQDSSTKNAAYSSIMVLGDGTIGILAEEQNLDTASGSGTYDIVFRRFNLKAFNGETYTQTW; encoded by the coding sequence ATGAGCAAGTTAAAACTATTTTTGATATTAGCATCTTCACTGCTGATATCATGCGCTAATCCAAATGATCCTGGTAATGATACTACAGAAGGTGGTAATGGAGGTGGAGGTACTACCCCTGATGGTAAACCTTCTTGGTATTTATCTGATGCTCAGCAATCATCAGTTTATCAGCCTAATCCTGTAATAGTTTTTGATTCAAAACAAGGCGATATTTATAGAATAGCTGGTATAGTTGAAACAACAAAGGGAACTTTAGTAGCTGTATCAGACAGCAGAAAAACATCTGAATCAGATGTTGGATTTAATGCAGCTGCAAATATTGATGTGGTTGTAAAAAGGAGTACAGATGGAGGTAAAACTTGGGGACAAGCAGTTTCAATACCTCCTTTAGCAACAAAGAAAGAAGACTCACATGGTGATCCACTTATATTTTCTTGTAAAGATGGTACATTAGTTGTTTTATGTGCTGCAGGAAATGCATGGAAGCAAGAATATAATGGTAATTCTTTAATAAAAATGTCAAAAAGTACAGATGATGGTCAAAGCTGGAGTCAGTGGACTGAAATTCAAAAAGTAATATATGATAATACTACAGTTCAAGGAAAAGGTTTCATTAAAGGATTTGCTGCTTCTGGAAGAGGATATACTGACCCAGATACAGGGGCATTATATGCTGCTGTTCTAGTTGGTAATACTGGTCATAGTAAAAAAGGAACAGTTGTAATAAAGTCTACAGATAATGGATCAACTTGGAAAGTAATAGGTGTATTAGAAGATAATGATAATGATGAGCCTAAAGTAGTAACAAGAATAGCAGAAGGTACACATACTGGAAAATTGTTATTATCTGTTAGACCATCAACAGCTAAAAAAAGAAGATTTTTCTTACTTGATGAAAATCAAGGAGAGGCATCATCTATTTCTACATATACCGAAGCTACAGCAGGTGCTTTTGTTGATCCTACTATAGATGCTGAAGGTATGAGATATACTCTTAAAAAAGATGGTCATGCTAAAAATAGAATATTGCATGTATATTTGAATAATAGTAGCACTAGAAAAAATTTATCATTAGTTATGAGTGAGGATGAAGGTGTAACTTGGGCTAATAATAAACAACTTCAAGATTCTTCTACAAAAAATGCTGCTTATTCTTCTATAATGGTTTTAGGTGACGGTACTATAGGTATTTTAGCTGAAGAACAAAATCTAGATACTGCTAGTGGTAGTGGTACTTATGATATAGTATTTAGAAGATTTAATTTAAAAGCATTTAATGGTGAAACTTACACACAAACTTGGTAA
- a CDS encoding variable surface protein VspH has translation MKRILMSILLMIVLSIQLFAYYKSDNMIDMLVHSNQMRIRTDRLGVLAGPRNWRFVAGLTGANIASGLILHNTGAPNTQQENTENNYKKGVDKFVPSALVAFGYDSDLFGIAAGYEFNWKSPTYMVHTPILHMTALNDSFRINIPISIGVGQKSYVNDKSLKGTMVISTAIEGRYYFAEDIPALSHLRFYFNYGNSTIKALDFKDASFTQQSVGGEFRMYFKILTENIKIEPIFRVRFDAALATTYKNIDEANRGSILDSYAVSAKGFIPDDPGGTGANIAAGGANASGTLQGGYIASIPSGYYAKEPYRLGLAIPVGFTATSADENISFYFEPALSLTIVNAKEIYTFGQHAWEDVASRHRRTNPFYAFGYVVYAELYIRPVKNLEWYTELQTGGSTVAGDLSTASSTTIVFNASTGITWYF, from the coding sequence ATGAAAAGAATATTAATGTCGATATTGTTAATGATAGTTTTATCTATACAATTATTTGCTTACTATAAATCAGATAATATGATAGATATGTTGGTACATTCTAATCAAATGAGAATTAGAACTGATAGATTAGGTGTTCTTGCTGGTCCTAGAAATTGGAGATTTGTTGCTGGTTTAACAGGAGCTAATATTGCATCTGGTTTAATTCTACATAATACAGGTGCTCCTAATACTCAACAAGAAAATACTGAAAATAATTATAAAAAAGGTGTAGACAAATTTGTACCATCTGCATTGGTTGCTTTTGGGTATGATTCTGATTTATTTGGTATAGCTGCTGGTTATGAGTTCAATTGGAAAAGCCCTACATATATGGTACATACTCCAATACTTCATATGACAGCTTTAAATGACAGTTTTAGAATAAATATTCCTATTTCTATAGGTGTTGGTCAAAAGTCTTATGTCAATGATAAAAGTTTAAAAGGTACTATGGTTATTTCTACAGCAATTGAAGGAAGATATTATTTTGCAGAAGATATACCTGCTTTGAGTCATTTAAGATTCTATTTTAATTATGGTAATTCAACAATAAAGGCATTAGATTTTAAAGATGCATCATTTACTCAACAGTCTGTAGGCGGTGAGTTTAGAATGTATTTCAAAATATTGACAGAAAATATAAAAATTGAACCTATATTTAGAGTAAGATTCGATGCTGCTTTGGCTACTACATACAAAAATATAGATGAAGCTAATAGAGGCAGTATTTTAGATAGTTATGCAGTAAGTGCAAAAGGTTTTATTCCTGATGATCCTGGTGGTACTGGTGCTAATATAGCAGCTGGTGGTGCTAATGCTTCTGGAACATTGCAAGGTGGATATATAGCTTCTATCCCTTCTGGTTATTATGCTAAAGAACCTTATAGACTTGGACTAGCTATACCTGTAGGTTTTACTGCTACTTCTGCTGATGAAAATATATCTTTCTACTTTGAGCCAGCTTTATCTTTAACTATAGTTAATGCTAAAGAAATATATACATTTGGACAACATGCTTGGGAAGATGTAGCTTCTAGGCATAGAAGAACAAATCCTTTCTATGCTTTTGGATATGTTGTTTATGCTGAACTTTATATAAGACCTGTTAAAAATTTAGAATGGTATACTGAACTTCAAACTGGAGGATCAACAGTTGCTGGAGATTTGTCAACTGCAAGCTCTACTACTATAGTATTTAATGCATCTACCGGTATAACTTGGTATTTTTAA
- a CDS encoding DUF1232 domain-containing protein: MNENDYKEIPDEDIEILGKDGIYRKYSEYKEKTEKKKIVYWIPFILALIYVLSPIDIVPDRIPIGRLDDIFLLSITFFYGIKKSSFVQNQFLNMIIKNIILSTTITLFVLMIIIYIVAILM, from the coding sequence ATGAATGAAAATGATTATAAAGAAATACCAGATGAAGATATAGAAATATTAGGCAAAGATGGAATATACAGAAAATATTCAGAATATAAAGAAAAAACTGAAAAGAAAAAAATAGTATATTGGATTCCATTTATTTTAGCTTTAATATATGTATTATCACCTATTGATATAGTACCAGATAGAATACCGATAGGCAGATTAGATGATATATTTTTACTTTCTATTACGTTTTTTTATGGAATAAAAAAGTCTAGTTTTGTACAAAATCAATTTTTAAATATGATAATTAAGAATATAATATTATCAACAACTATCACACTATTTGTATTAATGATTATTATATATATAGTAGCTATTTTAATGTAA